A portion of the Lolium rigidum isolate FL_2022 chromosome 1, APGP_CSIRO_Lrig_0.1, whole genome shotgun sequence genome contains these proteins:
- the LOC124682736 gene encoding uncharacterized protein LOC124682736 has protein sequence MNRALAMSGMDGMEPPSEVSADPSRSQNIIDEGDDWVIVKKQRVTILIPPLSPAAASPQAGTLKISSRLTSLPRMSRRNYHAATKKQVTMKKFQESSLEVLGVDGRMKTAQTHPSENIVNQDYAMMRGQSSRSPAAPVVKSDWTKHADHAVKGLSHQAAEIATSSLQNTYELGLPIISSPITNKVLRARLLQRRVVQFGGLRNWLLTCGLGWFISILDNEEMGMYQIVSLTMNKLKEMGLIAVGPRRKLIHAIDSLCKPRQFEMFS, from the coding sequence ATGAACAGAGCACTAGCGATGTCAGGTATGGATGGTATGGAACCACCTTCAGAGGTTTCTGCTGATCCATCACGTTCACAGAACATCATTGACGAGGGTGATGATTGGGTGATAGTCAAGAAACAGCGGGTCACCATATTGATCCCTCCACTATCACCTGCAGCTGCAAGCCCTCAAGCTGGTACACTCAAAATAAGTTCCAGACTAACTAGCCTACCAAGAATGAGCAGGAGGAACTACCATGCCGCCACAAAAAAACAGGTTACTATGAAGAAATTTCAGGAGTCCTCTCTTGAGGTCCTCGGAGTTGATGGCAGAATGAAGACAGCTCAAACCCATCCTTCTGAAAATATTGTCAATCAAGATTATGCAATGATGAGGGGACAATCGTCACGAAGTCCTGCTGCCCCTGTTGTAAAGTCTGACTGGACTAAACATGCAGATCATGCTGTTAAAGGACTGTCTCATCAGGCCGCTGAGATAGCAACAAGTTCACTTCAAAACACATATGAGCTCGGGCTGCCAATTATAtcttcacctatcacaaataagGTATTGCGAGCACGGCTTCTTCAGAGACGGGTTGTTCAGTTTGGTGGCCTGAGGAATTGGCTTTTGACTTGTGGTCTTGGATGGTTTATCAGTATATTGGATAATGAAGAGATGGGGATGTATCAGATAGTCTCTCTTACAATGAACAAGCTGAAAGAGATGGGTCTTATCGCCGTAGGACCACGGAGAAAATTAATTCATGCTATTGACAGCCTCTGCAAGCCCCGCCAGTTTGAGATGTTTTCATGA